One stretch of Salmo trutta chromosome 7, fSalTru1.1, whole genome shotgun sequence DNA includes these proteins:
- the LOC115197062 gene encoding uncharacterized protein LOC115197062 isoform X1: protein MSMSTFQKVTLVSCLVLCVALLLPKMLLGGGKKGAQTEGSGRFPPMVHRQMAPDSQGQRAAGSTRAHNTEAIARAKGGGGTGVGTGGKSNLAGQIIPIYGFAILLYILYILFKITSKGKCAVPTEPRFPSVRAENRKRKITDFELTQLQDKLRETEMVMERIVSKASYSPERVTGVSADQEERLLLQLREITRVMQEGRLVEGVAPAEMEAQHWEGFPEDPHPCWEEPFCGYDHTQETSTEEQPERTDECGAYQEEGGAYQKEGGDYQEAGRADQDKGGSDQEEGVANEEESGVDQEEGRADQKDVGLNQEESVVDQEVVGVDQEEGRADQKDVGLNQEESVVDQEVVGVDQEEGRADQKNVGLNQEESVVDQEVVGVDQEEGRADQKDVGLNQEESVVDQEVVGVDQEEGRADQKDVGLNQEESVVDQEVVGVDQEEGRADQKNVGLNQEESVVDQEVVGVDQEEGRVDQKDVGLNQEESVVDQGVVSVDQEEGRADQKDVGLNQEESVVDQGVVRVDQEEGRADQEEGAAEDDVAEAGADLNTDEEGGADLATGNEECGAKCDVGGTEVEKEGMDREEGGANDKLGLVDEDRGGAEEGQGKELEFTLKMPTMLEREEKDSVNLSTEMPTSRSRVRRKRNKKQKK, encoded by the exons ATGTCGATGTCAACATTTCAAAAGGTTACGCTCGTGTCTTGTCTCGTGCTCTGCGTTGCTCTTCTGCTTCCGAAAATGCTGCTAGGCGGAGGGAAGAAGGGTGCCCAGACCGAGG GTTCAGGACGGTTTCCTCCCATGGTGCACCGGCAGATGGCTCCGGACAGTCAGGGCCAGAGGGCTGCTGGGTCCACCAGGGCACACAACACCGAGGCTATCGCCAGGGCTAAGGGGGGTGGGGGCACAGGGGTAGGGACCGGGGGCAAGTCCAACCTGGCAGGGCAGATCATCCCCATCTACGGCTTTGCGatccttctttatatcctctACATCCTGTTTAAG ATAACCTCAAAGGGGAAGTGCGCTGTACCGACTGAACCCAGATTTCCCTCAGTGAGAGCAGAGAACCGGAAGAGAAAGATCA CGGACTTTGAGCTGACTCAGCTGCAGGATAagctgagggagacagagatggtgATGGAGAGGATTGTGTCCAAAGCCAGTTACAGTCCTGAAAG GGTGACAGGGGTGAGTGCCGACCAGGAGGAGAGACTGCTTCTCCAGCTGAGAGAGATCACGCGGGTGATGCAGGAGGGCCGCCTGGTGGAGGGGGTCGCCCCCGCAGAGATGGAGGCACAACACTGGGAAG GTTTCCCAGAGGATCCCCATCCATGCTGGGAAGAGCCCTTCTGTGGCTATGACCATACCCAGGAGACCAGCACCGAAGAGCAGCCAGAGAGGACCGACGAGTGTGGGGCTTACCAGGAGGAGGGTGGGGCTTACCAGAAGGAGGGTGGGGACTACCAGGAGGCAGGTAGGGCTGACCAGGATAAGGGTGGGTCTGACCAGGAAGAGGGTGTGGCAAACGAGGAGGAGAGTGGGGTTGACCAGGAAGAGGGCAGGGCTGACCAGAAAGACGTTGGGCTTAACCAGGAAGAGAGCGTAGTTGACCAGGAGGTGGTTGGGGTTGACCAGGAAGAGGGCAGGGCTGACCAGAAAGACGTTGGGCTTAACCAGGAAGAGAGCGTAGTTGACCAGGAGGTGGTTGGGGTTGACCAGGAAGAGGGCAGGGCTGACCAGAAAAACGTTGGGCTTAACCAGGAAGAGAGCGTAGTTGACCAGGAGGTGGTTGGGGTTGACCAGGAAGAGGGCAGGGCTGACCAGAAAGACGTTGGGCTTAACCAGGAAGAGAGCGTAGTTGACCAGGAGGTGGTTGGGGTTGACCAGGAAGAGGGCAGGGCTGACCAGAAAGACGTTGGGCTTAACCAGGAAGAGAGCGTAGTTGACCAGGAGGTGGTTGGGGTTGACCAGGAAGAGGGCAGGGCTGACCAGAAAAACGTTGGGCTTAACCAGGAAGAGAGCGTAGTTGACCAGGAGGTGGTTGGGGTTGACCAGGAAGAGGGCAGGGTTGACCAGAAAGACGTTGGGCTTAACCAGGAAGAGAGCGTAGTTGACCAGGGGGTGGTTAGCGTTGACCAGGAAGAGGGCAGGGCTGACCAGAAAGACGTTGGGCTTAACCAGGAAGAGAGCGTAGTTGACCAGGGGGTGGTTAGGGTTGACCAAGAAGAGGGCAGGGCTGACCAGGAGGAGGGTGCAGCTGAGGATGATGTAGCTGAGGCAGGGGCTGATTTGAATACTGATGAGGAGGGAGGTGCTGATTTGGCCACTGGGAATGAGGAATGTGGGGCTAAGTGTGATGTGGGTGGGACTGAGGTGGAGAAAGAAGGAATGGACAGGGAGGAGGGTGGGGCCAATGACAAGCTGGGTCTGGTTGATGAAGACAGGGGTGGTGCAGAGGAGGGGCAAGGGAAAGAGCTTGAGTTTACACTGAAGATGCCCACCATGTTGGAGCGAGAGGAAAAGGACAGTGTTAACCTGTCAACGGAGATGCCAACTAGCCGTTCTCGCGTTAGAAGGAAAAGGAACAAGAAGCAGAAGAAATGA
- the LOC115197062 gene encoding resistance to inhibitors of cholinesterase protein 3 isoform X2: protein MSMSTFQKVTLVSCLVLCVALLLPKMLLGGGKKGAQTEGSGRFPPMVHRQMAPDSQGQRAAGSTRAHNTEAIARAKGGGGTGVGTGGKSNLAGQIIPIYGFAILLYILYILFKITSKGKCAVPTEPRFPSVRAENRKRKITDFELTQLQDKLRETEMVMERIVSKASYSPERVTGVSADQEERLLLQLREITRVMQEGRLVEGVAPAEMEAQHWEGFPEDPHPCWEEPFCGYDHTQETSTEEQPERTDECGAYQEEGGAYQKEGGDYQEAGRADQDKGGSDQEEGVANEEESGVDQEEGRADQKDVGLNQEESVVDQEVVGVDQEEGRADQKDVGLNQEESVVDQEVVGVDQEEGRADQKNVGLNQEESVVDQEVVGVDQEEGRADQKDVGLNQEESVVDQEVVGVDQEEGRADQKDVGLNQEESVVDQEVVGVDQEEGRADQKNVGLNQEESVVDQEVVGVDQEEGRVDQKDVGLNQEESVVDQGVVRVDQEEGRADQEEGAAEDDVAEAGADLNTDEEGGADLATGNEECGAKCDVGGTEVEKEGMDREEGGANDKLGLVDEDRGGAEEGQGKELEFTLKMPTMLEREEKDSVNLSTEMPTSRSRVRRKRNKKQKK from the exons ATGTCGATGTCAACATTTCAAAAGGTTACGCTCGTGTCTTGTCTCGTGCTCTGCGTTGCTCTTCTGCTTCCGAAAATGCTGCTAGGCGGAGGGAAGAAGGGTGCCCAGACCGAGG GTTCAGGACGGTTTCCTCCCATGGTGCACCGGCAGATGGCTCCGGACAGTCAGGGCCAGAGGGCTGCTGGGTCCACCAGGGCACACAACACCGAGGCTATCGCCAGGGCTAAGGGGGGTGGGGGCACAGGGGTAGGGACCGGGGGCAAGTCCAACCTGGCAGGGCAGATCATCCCCATCTACGGCTTTGCGatccttctttatatcctctACATCCTGTTTAAG ATAACCTCAAAGGGGAAGTGCGCTGTACCGACTGAACCCAGATTTCCCTCAGTGAGAGCAGAGAACCGGAAGAGAAAGATCA CGGACTTTGAGCTGACTCAGCTGCAGGATAagctgagggagacagagatggtgATGGAGAGGATTGTGTCCAAAGCCAGTTACAGTCCTGAAAG GGTGACAGGGGTGAGTGCCGACCAGGAGGAGAGACTGCTTCTCCAGCTGAGAGAGATCACGCGGGTGATGCAGGAGGGCCGCCTGGTGGAGGGGGTCGCCCCCGCAGAGATGGAGGCACAACACTGGGAAG GTTTCCCAGAGGATCCCCATCCATGCTGGGAAGAGCCCTTCTGTGGCTATGACCATACCCAGGAGACCAGCACCGAAGAGCAGCCAGAGAGGACCGACGAGTGTGGGGCTTACCAGGAGGAGGGTGGGGCTTACCAGAAGGAGGGTGGGGACTACCAGGAGGCAGGTAGGGCTGACCAGGATAAGGGTGGGTCTGACCAGGAAGAGGGTGTGGCAAACGAGGAGGAGAGTGGGGTTGACCAGGAAGAGGGCAGGGCTGACCAGAAAGACGTTGGGCTTAACCAGGAAGAGAGCGTAGTTGACCAGGAGGTGGTTGGGGTTGACCAGGAAGAGGGCAGGGCTGACCAGAAAGACGTTGGGCTTAACCAGGAAGAGAGCGTAGTTGACCAGGAGGTGGTTGGGGTTGACCAGGAAGAGGGCAGGGCTGACCAGAAAAACGTTGGGCTTAACCAGGAAGAGAGCGTAGTTGACCAGGAGGTGGTTGGGGTTGACCAGGAAGAGGGCAGGGCTGACCAGAAAGACGTTGGGCTTAACCAGGAAGAGAGCGTAGTTGACCAGGAGGTGGTTGGGGTTGACCAGGAAGAGGGCAGGGCTGACCAGAAAGACGTTGGGCTTAACCAGGAAGAGAGCGTAGTTGACCAGGAGGTGGTTGGGGTTGACCAGGAAGAGGGCAGGGCTGACCAGAAAAACGTTGGGCTTAACCAGGAAGAGAGCGTAGTTGACCAGGAGGTGGTTGGGGTTGACCAGGAAGAGGGCAGGGTTGACCAGAAAGACGTTGGGCTTAACCAGGAAGAGAGCGTAGTTGACCAGGGGGTG GTTAGGGTTGACCAAGAAGAGGGCAGGGCTGACCAGGAGGAGGGTGCAGCTGAGGATGATGTAGCTGAGGCAGGGGCTGATTTGAATACTGATGAGGAGGGAGGTGCTGATTTGGCCACTGGGAATGAGGAATGTGGGGCTAAGTGTGATGTGGGTGGGACTGAGGTGGAGAAAGAAGGAATGGACAGGGAGGAGGGTGGGGCCAATGACAAGCTGGGTCTGGTTGATGAAGACAGGGGTGGTGCAGAGGAGGGGCAAGGGAAAGAGCTTGAGTTTACACTGAAGATGCCCACCATGTTGGAGCGAGAGGAAAAGGACAGTGTTAACCTGTCAACGGAGATGCCAACTAGCCGTTCTCGCGTTAGAAGGAAAAGGAACAAGAAGCAGAAGAAATGA
- the LOC115197072 gene encoding proteasome subunit alpha type-1, with translation MFRNQYDNDVTVWSPQGRIHQIEYAMEAVKQGSATVGLKSRTHAVLVALKRAQSELAAHQKKILHVDEHIGISIAGLTADARLLCNFMRQECLDSRFVFDRPLPASRLVTLIGSKTQIPTQRYGRRPYGVGLLIAGYDDMGPHIFQTCPSANYFDCKAMSIGARSQSARTYLERHMETFLDCNLNELVRHGLLGLRETLPAEQDLTTKNVSIGIVGKDMEFTIYDDDDVGPFLEGLEERPQRKVIEAADEPAADKPDEPMDI, from the exons ATG ttccGTAACCAGTATGACAACGATGTCACAGTATGGAGTCCTCAG GGGCGCATTCACCAGATCGAATACGCCATGGAGGCGGTGAAACAAGGTTCGGCTACAGTGGGGCTTAAGTCCAGAACCCATGCAGTCCTGGTTGCTCTCAAG CGAGCCCAGTCAGAGCTGGCTGCTCACCAGAAGAAGATCCTCCACGTTGATGAACACATTGGCATCTCTATTGCCGGGCTGACTGCAGATGCCAGGCTCCTCTg TAACTTCATGAGGCAGGAATGCCTGGACTCCAGGTTTGTGTTTGACAGGCCTCTCCCAGCATCGCGCCTCGTCACTCTCATCGGAAGCA AAACTCAAATTCCCACACAGAGGTATGGAAGAAGACCCTATGGTGTGGGACTGCTTATCGCTGGCTACGAT GACATGGGGCCTCACATCTTCCAGACCTGCCCCTCTGCAAACTACTTTGACTGCAAAGCCATGTCCATTGGAGCTCGCTCCCAGTCTGCCCGCACATACCTAGAGAGACACATGGAGACCTTCCTGGACT GTAATCTGAATGAGCTGGTCAGGCATGGTCTGCTTGGGCTCAGAGAAACACTCCCAGCTGAACAGGACCTCACCACTAAG AATGTCTCAATCGGCATTGTGGGGAAAGACATGGAGTTCACCATCTACGACGATGATGACGTGGGTCCTTTCCTTGAGGGTCTGGAGGAGAGGCCACAGAGAAAG GTTATCGAGGCTGCAGATGAGCCTGCAGCAGACAAACCGGATGAGCCAATGGATATCTGA